The following proteins are encoded in a genomic region of Debaryomyces hansenii CBS767 chromosome G complete sequence:
- a CDS encoding DEHA2G23122p (similar to CA2883|IPF3790 Candida albicans IPF3790 unknown function) — protein MIYSQSISIYSQIFNTQLAKDDKFFIALYTVPVHTNALLSQLQANCQTVGSSNISGNNVNVLQVMFLHGVKLLSDAMCYPEEETESVIPPDTKDSLGLKRDSESILSGVSPRPESVHSEFDQGGEDITSLSGKVSNSSNSHFLSEYSEGDDITTLNGKNSSRRGSNISDSSNQKPSLPKINSQPISLNSGKNAFEHIDEGLRIEVICNILKTLSAWFKNINATNKTLRKSKNSLGVLQDVDFLTTLFQLTNSNSSSSLDETHLHKLLKICAWYLNYAMAYVEDNPALPEYKNLGIVKEIIFLLTDTLKSIFASLLYHKDSSMESAITESLLFTFFKVDFCKVLDKLLIITTPKLVGTESENETQYKLPDIALSSETLMKLYNFIGALVNVPSRYLPVPTTSLSGEITIMNKESSNIYEHYFCDLKEFNEVTFNQEINSRFLPHYAIDFNFYYNFKPDLLMNQIKSGSFMNWITGNRFNDNFYLNYDTCATVTSLSANYQFFNLAETSEKYSFIDELQSIEKRRSSQLNQNKGDDEDYIIDIYELLPMSLMLFSYIKNPTFLEQFTNQVHKLEHRIEDITPSDNAYVEIYEIWLCVLSYTFQYQHKSILLQANTQISLLVLLELTSHHKMINNREEPHLVLDNIKNYQINEFKWKLCHQRLPIVPTNIGKEGFKSSLFYILDTLQIFIRFNLTKRINLFNFKLVNAIIYQIIQEFNNTQSETLAIDSYPWGEFFKSLTNLLLFIKKHDLVATKHITDLGNVNKLKSLVEEILIIIDLLLNEKFCNIIQMTNDVQSSGSHILKSINYELLYIILLNYQLVDNLMKDFSLENAHHLPNLRNCMDFLDSKFHLTEESKQNEENKSKIDLIDFDYDSPVLIKELSEYAKHPATENIDSQVVYKYKDTFKCINASDVMSDSQKLKIINIALEVY, from the coding sequence ATGATTTACAGCCAATCAATCAGTATCTATTcacaaattttcaatacaCAATTGGCCAAAGATgataaattctttattgCACTTTACACGGTGCCTGTCCATACTAATGCTTTATTATCGCAGTTGCAAGCTAATTGTCAAACGGTGGGGTCTTCTAACATATCCGGCAATAACGTTAATGTGTTGCAAGTGATGTTTTTGCATGGTGTGAAACTATTATCGGATGCCATGTGTTATCCAGAGGAAGAGACCGAAAGTGTCATTCCCCCAGATACCAAGGATTCGCTAGGTTTGAAAAGGGACTCTGAGTCTATTTTGAGTGGTGTTTCTCCTCGTCCTGAATCGGTGCATTCGGAGTTTGACCAAGGTGGTGAGGATATCACGTCTTTAAGCGGAAAAGTACTGAATAGTTCGAATCTGCATTTCTTAAGTGAGTACAGCGAGGGGGATGATATTACTACGCTAAACGGAAAAAACAGCAGTAGAAGAGGAAGTAATATAAGCGATTCGTCTAATCAGAAGCCAAGTCTTCCAAAAATCAATAGTCAGCctatttcattaaattcgGGAAAAAATGCCTTTGAGCATATTGATGAAGGTTTGAGGATTGAAGTGATATGTAACATATTGAAGACGCTCTCAGCCTGGTTCAAGAACATAAATGCAACAAACAAAACATTACGTAAATCGAAGAATAGTCTTGGTGTATTGCAAGATGTTGATTTTTTAACTACGCTATTTCAGTTGACCAATAGTAATTCTTCCTCCAGTCTTGATGAAACTCACTTGCATAAACTATTAAAGATATGCGCATGGTACCTAAATTATGCCATGGCTTACGTGGAAGACAACCCGGCCTTGCCTGAGTACAAAAATTTGGGTATTGTAAAAgaaatcatttttcttttaacAGACACATTGAAAAGCATATTTGcgtcattattatatcataAAGATTCCAGTATGGAATCAGCAATAACAGAAAGTCTTCTTTTcacatttttcaaagttgACTTCTGTAAAGTACTCGATAAATTGCTAATTATCACAACACCAAAATTGGTTGGAACAGAACTGGAAAACGAAACGCAATACAAACTTCCAGATATTGCTTTATCATCTGAAACGCTAATGAAGTTGTACAACTTCATTGGAGCATTAGTAAATGTTCCATCGCGATATTTACCAGTCCCTACCACTTCGCTTTCAGGTGAGATCACCATCATGAATAAAGAATCGCTGAATATTTATGAACATTACTTTTGCGACttaaaagaattcaatgaagTTACTTTCAATCAGGAAATTAATCTGCGCTTCTTGCCACATTACGccattgatttcaatttctacTATAATTTTAAGcctgatttattgatgaatcaaattaaaAGTGGATCTTTCATGAACTGGATTACTGGCAATAGATTTAATGATAACTTTTACTTGAATTACGATACATGTGCAACTGTTACTAGTTTGTCAGcgaattatcaatttttcaatctaGCGGAAACTTCTGAAAAATACTCGTTCATAGATGAACttcaatcaattgaaaaacgAAGACTGAGTCAACTAAACCAAAATAAaggtgatgatgaagattatattattgacatttatgaattattacCCATGTCACTAATGCTATTTTCATACATTAAGAACCCTACTTTTTTGGAGCAATTTACAAATCAGGTTCATAAACTTGAACATagaattgaagatattacACCGAGCGATAATGCATATGTTGAAATTTATGAAATATGGTTATGTGTATTATCTTACACGTTCCAATATCAACACAAATCAATTCTATTACAAGCAAATACGCAAATTTCGTTGCTAGTTTTATTAGAACTAACATCGCATCACAAAATGATTAATAATAGAGAGGAGCCGCATCTAGTCCTTGACAACATTAAGAACTACCAAATAAATGAGTTCAAATGGAAGCTTTGTCATCAGAGATTGCCGATAGTTCCAACTAATATTGGTAAAGAAGGATTTAAATCAAGTTTGTTTTATATTCTAGACACattgcaaatatttattagattcaaCCTTACGAAAAGAATtaacttattcaattttaaattagtCAATGctataatttatcaaatcatACAAGAGTTCAATAACACACAATCAGAAACATTGGCCATTGATAGTTATCCATGGGGTGAATTCTTTAAGTCTTTAACAAATCTATTGTTATTTATAAAGAAACATGATCTAGTGGCCACAAAACATATTACCGATTTGGGGAATGtcaacaaattgaaatcattagTAGAAGAAatcttgataataattgatcttttgctaaatgaaaaattctgTAATATAATACAGATGACTAATGATGTGCAGAGTTCGGGGAGCCATATTTTAAAATCTATCAATTATGAGTTACtctatattatattattaaactACCAACtagttgataatttgatgaagGATTTTTCTTTGGAAAATGCACATCATTTACCTAATTTACGAAATTGCATGGACTTCTTGGATAgtaaatttcatttaacTGAAGAATCGAAACAAAacgaagaaaacaaatctAAAATAGACTTGATTGACTTCGACTACGATTCTCCAGTTCtaatcaaagaattatcAGAATACGCGAAGCACCCAGCTACTGAAAATATCGACTCTCAAGTAgtatacaaatataaagatACATTCAAGTGTATCAACGCGTCAGATGTCATGAGTGATTCacaaaagttgaaaataattaacATAGCACTTGAAGTTTACTAG